In Hymenobacter sublimis, a single genomic region encodes these proteins:
- the mgtE gene encoding magnesium transporter: protein MNQHPTTDHITSLIQEGEFFKLKEVLKRFEPHEVVELLEQEEEREQLIIFRLLPLSLATEVFEYLDLDIQKHFLANLSQDKIADILNEMSPDDRTALLEFLPDELVRELIQTLSEPERRVTLELLGYPEYSVGRLMTPDYIAIRESWTVQQVLDYIRRHGGQSETLSVLYVTDERGVLIDDIRIREFLLSPPERRVTELMDHRFVKLNTMQDQEEAIDVFRKNDRVALPVVNDEGVLFGIVTIDDILDIREEEDTEDIQKLGGSEALDEPYLATSIWSMVKKRAGWLVILLIGEMLTTSAMHHFEDDLQKAAVLGLFIPLIISAGGNAGSQATSLIIRAMSLGEFTLSDWWLVLRREIISGLLLGGILGVVGSLRIVLWATTIDPGYFGPYWQLIAVTVGFSLLGIVLWGALSGAMLPMLLKRLGLDPATASAPFVATLVDVTGLIIYFSVATFVLSGTLL, encoded by the coding sequence ATGAATCAGCACCCGACTACCGACCACATCACGTCCCTGATTCAGGAGGGCGAGTTTTTCAAACTCAAAGAAGTACTCAAGCGGTTTGAGCCCCATGAGGTAGTAGAGCTGCTGGAGCAGGAAGAAGAACGTGAGCAACTGATTATTTTCCGGCTGCTACCGCTGAGCTTGGCCACGGAGGTATTTGAGTATCTCGACCTCGACATTCAGAAGCACTTCCTGGCCAACCTCTCCCAGGATAAGATAGCCGACATTCTGAACGAAATGTCGCCCGACGACCGGACGGCCCTGCTGGAGTTTCTGCCCGATGAGTTGGTGCGGGAGCTGATCCAGACCCTCTCGGAGCCGGAGCGCCGCGTGACGCTGGAGTTGCTGGGCTACCCCGAATACTCCGTGGGCCGCCTGATGACGCCCGACTACATTGCCATTCGGGAAAGCTGGACGGTGCAGCAGGTGCTGGACTACATCCGGCGCCACGGCGGGCAGTCGGAGACGCTGAGCGTGCTCTACGTGACCGACGAGCGGGGCGTCCTCATCGACGACATCCGTATTCGGGAGTTTCTGTTGTCGCCGCCCGAGCGGCGCGTAACCGAGCTGATGGACCACCGCTTCGTGAAGCTCAACACGATGCAGGACCAGGAGGAAGCCATCGACGTATTCCGTAAAAACGACCGGGTGGCCCTACCCGTGGTCAACGACGAAGGCGTGCTGTTCGGCATCGTAACGATTGACGACATCCTGGATATCCGGGAAGAAGAGGATACTGAGGACATCCAGAAGCTGGGCGGCTCGGAGGCCCTGGATGAGCCCTACTTGGCTACCTCCATCTGGAGCATGGTAAAAAAGCGGGCCGGCTGGCTGGTCATTCTGCTCATCGGCGAAATGCTGACCACTTCGGCCATGCACCACTTCGAAGATGATTTGCAGAAAGCGGCCGTGCTCGGGCTGTTTATTCCCTTGATTATTTCGGCGGGCGGCAACGCCGGCTCCCAGGCTACTTCCCTAATTATCCGGGCCATGAGCCTGGGCGAGTTTACTCTCTCGGACTGGTGGCTGGTGCTACGGCGCGAAATTATATCGGGCTTGCTGCTGGGTGGTATCCTAGGGGTAGTCGGATCCTTGCGCATCGTGCTGTGGGCTACCACCATCGACCCCGGCTACTTCGGGCCGTATTGGCAGTTAATTGCCGTCACGGTGGGCTTCTCCCTGCTGGGCATTGTGCTGTGGGGGGCGCTTTCGGGGGCTATGCTGCCCATGCTGCTCAAGCGCCTGGGCCTGGACCCGGCCACGGCGTCGGCCCCGTTTGTGGCGACACTGGTTGACGTTACGGGCCTGATCATCTATTTTTCAGTGGCCACATTCGTGCTGAGCGGCACGCTGCTGTAA